The following coding sequences are from one Elusimicrobium minutum Pei191 window:
- a CDS encoding 4'-phosphopantetheinyl transferase superfamily protein, translating to MYKVLVLPFKQMPSAEDFLTQEEKRYCQTLKIEKRRQDYLAGRYALKKLLSDNFVKADYKSIEILKHEDGRPLLFINGVKSNLNVSISHSNAYACACAGRGCLVGVDIERVEERSEAWRNFSFAKEEITETSPEFLTALWAKKEAVLKLLGLGLSVDMHSIRFDNDRMYLEGKLKEKQNSLGAAVISTDLSYTNGFAVAVAYSKVV from the coding sequence ATGTATAAAGTTTTGGTATTGCCGTTTAAACAAATGCCCTCTGCGGAAGATTTTTTAACGCAAGAGGAAAAGCGATACTGCCAAACTTTAAAAATTGAGAAACGCAGGCAGGATTACTTAGCGGGCCGTTACGCTTTAAAAAAACTTCTTTCAGATAATTTTGTTAAAGCGGATTATAAAAGCATAGAGATTTTAAAACATGAAGACGGGCGCCCGCTGCTTTTTATTAACGGGGTTAAAAGTAATTTAAATGTGTCGATATCGCACAGCAACGCTTACGCTTGCGCGTGCGCCGGCAGGGGCTGCCTTGTGGGCGTTGATATCGAGCGTGTTGAGGAAAGGAGCGAAGCGTGGAGGAATTTTTCTTTCGCTAAAGAGGAAATTACAGAAACTTCACCTGAATTTCTTACCGCTTTATGGGCCAAAAAAGAAGCTGTTTTAAAACTTTTAGGGCTTGGTTTAAGCGTGGATATGCACAGCATCCGTTTTGATAATGATAGAATGTATTTGGAAGGCAAATTAAAAGAGAAGCAAAACAGCCTTGGCGCAGCCGTGATAAGTACGGATTTAAGTTATACAAACGGTTTTGCGGTGGCGGTCGCTTACAGTAAGGTAGTATAA
- a CDS encoding acyl-CoA carboxylase subunit beta, which produces MMDMLGRPEKDQEQDKKRSRETSQNIVKFRKIYEDTRKGDAAKIKAQKEKGKFTARERINYLVDEDSFFEIKTLVESNCTDFGVKDKHIKGDGVITGFAKIAGREVAIFSQDFTQLGGSLGMAHAKKIAHLMDMALEAKIPVIGLLDSGGARIQEGVESLDGYGEIFYRNVKASGVIPQISVILGPCAGGAVYSPALTDFIFMVEGISYMFVTGPSVVKSATGEEVDFDTLGGSQAHSEKSGVCHFVAKSEQDCFRQVRELLEYLPQNCLEKPALTITEDTADRKTKVLESICEMDPKKAYRVQHVIWRLADNYEFFEVQQNYAKNITIGFMRMGGEVVGVVANNSAYLGGALDINASDKAARFVRFLNDFNIPILTLVDIGGYLPGVEQEHGGIIRHGAKLLYAYSEATVPKVTLVLRKAYGGAYIAMSSKYLRGDFNFALPSAEIAVMGPGGAVEILYSKEIKAAGDKAAELKEKLTKEYKDKFASPYQTASTGSIDEVIEPAQAREKIIRAFRILKTKRDARENPKKGNIPL; this is translated from the coding sequence ATGATGGACATGTTAGGCAGACCTGAGAAGGACCAGGAGCAAGATAAAAAACGTTCCAGAGAAACTTCTCAAAACATCGTGAAGTTCAGAAAAATTTATGAAGATACCCGAAAAGGCGACGCCGCCAAAATTAAAGCCCAAAAAGAAAAGGGTAAATTTACGGCGCGCGAAAGAATTAACTATCTTGTGGATGAAGACAGCTTTTTTGAAATTAAAACTTTAGTTGAAAGCAACTGTACGGATTTCGGCGTTAAAGATAAACATATTAAGGGCGACGGCGTTATAACCGGTTTTGCTAAAATAGCGGGCCGTGAAGTGGCTATTTTCTCACAGGATTTTACACAGCTGGGCGGCTCTTTGGGTATGGCCCACGCGAAAAAAATAGCCCATCTTATGGACATGGCCTTAGAAGCTAAAATACCTGTTATAGGTTTATTAGATTCCGGCGGTGCCAGAATACAGGAAGGCGTTGAAAGCTTAGACGGCTACGGCGAAATTTTTTACCGTAATGTAAAAGCGTCGGGCGTTATTCCGCAGATTTCCGTTATTTTAGGTCCTTGCGCCGGAGGGGCGGTTTATTCGCCCGCGCTTACGGATTTTATTTTTATGGTTGAAGGCATAAGCTACATGTTTGTAACGGGGCCCAGTGTTGTAAAAAGCGCCACCGGCGAGGAAGTTGATTTTGATACTTTGGGCGGCAGCCAGGCTCACTCGGAAAAAAGCGGCGTTTGCCATTTTGTGGCTAAAAGCGAACAGGATTGTTTCAGGCAGGTACGCGAACTTTTGGAATACCTGCCCCAAAACTGTTTAGAAAAGCCCGCCTTAACAATTACGGAAGATACCGCCGACAGAAAAACAAAAGTGCTTGAAAGTATTTGCGAAATGGACCCTAAAAAAGCCTACCGCGTTCAGCATGTTATATGGCGCTTGGCTGATAATTATGAATTTTTTGAAGTACAGCAAAATTACGCTAAAAATATAACAATAGGTTTTATGCGTATGGGCGGCGAGGTTGTGGGCGTGGTTGCCAATAACTCCGCTTACCTGGGCGGTGCTTTGGATATTAACGCGAGCGATAAGGCGGCCCGCTTTGTACGCTTTTTAAATGATTTTAATATACCGATACTTACATTAGTTGATATCGGCGGATATCTGCCGGGAGTTGAGCAGGAACACGGCGGTATTATAAGACACGGCGCCAAACTTTTGTACGCTTATTCGGAAGCTACGGTGCCTAAGGTAACATTGGTTTTAAGAAAGGCTTATGGCGGTGCTTATATAGCTATGAGTTCAAAATATTTGCGAGGCGATTTTAACTTTGCGCTTCCCAGTGCGGAAATCGCCGTTATGGGCCCGGGCGGCGCGGTTGAAATTTTATATTCAAAGGAAATTAAAGCCGCCGGCGATAAAGCAGCCGAACTTAAAGAAAAACTTACCAAGGAATATAAAGATAAGTTCGCAAGTCCGTACCAGACCGCTTCAACAGGTTCTATAGACGAAGTTATTGAGCCTGCCCAAGCCAGGGAAAAAATTATAAGGGCTTTTAGGATTTTAAAAACAAAAAGAGACGCGAGAGAAAATCCCAAAAAAGGCAATATACCCCTTTAG
- a CDS encoding type I polyketide synthase yields MANKNLEPIAIIGIGAVMPEALNKETYWQNILDGKNCITEVPKDTHWDPALFYSPDHNAPDKTYSKIGGFIRGFQFNSLKYRIPPQVAKQMDTVQYLAIETTSMALEDAGYDKKEFDRTRTAVIMGNAMGGMKAELSNTRANTPLFNEILKKTKTFSSLDPASAEALINEVWAGVNEAFMPITEDTMPGELSNVIAGRVANVFNLNGTNFTVDAACATSLAALDQAVNGLRMGNYDMAVCGGIDQMMSPSAFIKFSKIGALSEDGSYPFDARANGFVMAEGAGAVILKRLSDAVKDGDKIYCVIRAIGASSDGKGKGITAPNPKGQKLAVEKAFEQVEYTPGDVGLVEAHGTSTRVGDATEVAALNETFAVNAKPGTIGLGSIKSQIGHAKAAAGIASLIKATLALHNKILPPSINFVTPNPAIDWSTSPFRVITKPETWDSGKIRRANVSSFGFGGTNFHVALEEYHEGLKNFKPVSAAQDNNKTCGCNASNAKETVMDSKYKLLVEPEKLQGEMLTFSADSKQELFNELQRAVVASSADPLYIPKAAYANHTAPHKQFAVVINVESIEKLKEKIAFFMKIAGTMDVWSQDSLHLRMKGIYPFKPSKHTPKVCFMFPGQGSQYVDMMKDLSSKYKVVKDTFDEADRVLKDLIDTTLTEVIWSKEGEGKEDYAKREEAIKQTQMTQPAVMTADVAMMRLLSSFGIKPEVVMGHSLGEYAAAVAAGIFDFENGLKSVTNRAKSMQSIKVEDPGMMISVSAPVERVEPELKKINGYIAVANKNCPTQTVIAGDTKAGEAALKMFTDMGIQSVRVPVSHAFHSQIIKPAEAPYREFLNTLTVSAPKLPITSNVTADFFPNNTNKIKDLLVEQLVSSVEWIEQLKRTYASGVRLFVECGPKRVLSAFAANTLDDKKDIKVMASNHPKKGGISEFNDLLANLTASGISLDWEGTGLNGGDVLNPAYKAWVTGTRHSEAEQQPAPVAIAKAQECKMNGNDIVISGIAAGTPGSWEKVFRNGALDEILEGRNLIENLTPQMQQSQIDKNVEYVVKSPDGNHRVEHLNSISQAIKLSARAGSFDLEKEFGLPAKWVASMDKSFKLAIAAGILALKDAGIPLTLYYKPTSTGGYLPDRWGLPAEMIDTTGVIFTSAFPNTNSMIGEVLRCLTSELAGKSKEDIYKFYEHLISKITDPSLKREISEWFALNYAKYGDKKEVFAQDFLLKSIPIAHSHFAQWIRARGPATHLSGACASTAQAVGIANDWIKLGRAKRVIVISGDDITNETLQGWVMTGFLASGAATTEGDVTKAAVPFDKRRNGMIVGMGAAALVVESADETAKRGMSPLVKVLETEIKNSAFHPTRLDVNHIAEVMDQMVARAEKHYGLTRSEIANNLVFISHETYTPARGGSASAEVHALKKTFGPDVEKVIVSNTKGFTGHAMGAGIEDVIAVRSLNTGIIPPIANYKEADPELSGITLSKGGKYNFKYSLRLGAGFGSQIGMTLMEKAWSEGTPRIIDQAKHNAWLKQISGQENPQLEVVQNTLRVKDNFVPGHKPSLIMEGAQAFVDKVKPAAVSRPAVSQAAMPASVIQPTPAVQPAPVQAAAPAAQPAPVTVQKASSASLDKSTVTKEIVDLISEKTGYPQDMLELDLDMEADLGIDTVKQAELFAAIREKYGIAQVEGGAGIQLKDYPTINHVIGFVLGGASGSGSVAPVAATPAPVAQPAPAVQPVPVQAAAPAAPAPVTVQKASSSFLDKGVVTKEIVDLIAEKTGYPQDMLELDLDMEADLGIDTVKQAELFAAIREKYGIAQVEGGAGIQLKDYPTINHVIGFVLNGASGSSSVAPVAATPAPVAQPAPAVQPVPVQAAAPAAPAPVTVQKASSASLDKGVVTKEIVDLIAEKTGYPQDMLELDLDMEADLGIDTVKQAELFAAIREKYGIAQVEGGAGIQLKDYPTIRHVIGFVLNGANDYDSAASVAATPAVTPAPVAAPATQPAPVVQPASAAQSAPVAQPAPAPAPASVTVQKAANSVDEGAVTKEIVDLIAEKTGYPQDMLELDLDMEADLGIDTVKQAELFAAIREKYGIAQVEGGAGIQLKDYPTIRHVIGFVTNPPSAPVAAQPTPATVEAAPAPAVQPAPTAQPLPVQEAAPATIKEEKPYQGENCHDKKLRYIPTLVDAPLTEKSDRKLSKERTVLIFADNSQLIKAYTEWFKKQNIPTHVFTTLKARSKNTTIVNWDSVEETEAVLRDYQKESPGTQGIVYLLGAGLKKFDKKNNPHAELVKHVMPLFIALKVFETDLADRKDSDTFFAVNIKVDGAFSYATKEMFNPTVGSLSGGVQCFRKDMFEVSGCMSKFLDFEPETSPDEMAEKTMEEILHGDMRFMISFKDGKRSTILSLPTRLNKKEKNFDIAGKTIVFTGCGRGIGSLLSQKIAAQYKSKIIVLDIIEINEKTPVWAGMNEAELAALKNQIWADLKANPNVKATPVMLDREFGKVKDSITLYKNLEILRNLGSEVEYYQCDVMNGTQMKEVVTKIKAKGGRVDGLIHFAGLERSKLVRDKTVEEYFRIFDVKATSGAAFLALNLVKDNGFYAFASSIAGKYGNLGQSDYGSANDYLAKLSMSLHNQGIRSISIAMSAFSNVGMGIRPGVETFLKSNGVDFVDPQDGMQLFLDEIVYGRVPEIVLTDVLGKLDWDSQIKTDWEEIVEENDPSSGNGGGASSAPAVQKAAEEEPEPADLKENHFLGQIKSLTPGESLEAEKEFTMESDYYLADHAIEGTPYVPGVMGLETFMESAAEMLGKTPKGLEDVHFYLPIKLLRNRPQTVRIKGALVNGNGEFEIESDFINSKGVKMGDTRRHFTARALGKAESKWNAIKDTIKLSDGFKVTKQEIYKKYFHGPSFQVLEGVLDITENTVLAKYRKPEEKLFTDGDKKLIAYPLLVEAAFQACGYRDLSVDNRMNLPDSIGQYIVHGKGKAPESLYLYGVYKGLSIEGKSIYDAYVFDEDMNLWIELSDYYGIGQ; encoded by the coding sequence ATGGCAAATAAGAACCTGGAACCTATAGCCATTATAGGTATTGGCGCAGTAATGCCTGAAGCTTTAAACAAAGAAACATATTGGCAAAATATATTAGACGGAAAAAATTGCATAACAGAAGTTCCTAAAGATACCCATTGGGATCCGGCGCTTTTTTACAGCCCAGATCACAATGCCCCTGATAAAACATATTCCAAAATCGGCGGTTTTATACGCGGTTTCCAATTTAACTCACTTAAATACCGTATTCCTCCCCAAGTAGCCAAACAGATGGACACAGTCCAATACCTTGCCATTGAAACAACCTCCATGGCTTTAGAAGATGCCGGCTACGATAAAAAAGAATTTGACCGCACAAGAACGGCCGTTATCATGGGTAACGCTATGGGCGGTATGAAGGCGGAGCTTTCCAATACCCGCGCTAACACGCCTCTTTTCAATGAAATCCTTAAAAAAACAAAAACCTTTTCTTCTTTAGATCCCGCTTCAGCAGAAGCGCTTATTAATGAAGTCTGGGCGGGTGTTAATGAAGCTTTTATGCCTATTACGGAAGATACTATGCCGGGCGAACTTTCCAACGTTATAGCGGGCCGCGTGGCCAATGTTTTTAACCTTAACGGCACAAATTTTACAGTTGACGCCGCTTGTGCCACCTCTCTTGCCGCTTTGGACCAGGCTGTTAACGGTTTAAGAATGGGCAATTACGATATGGCTGTTTGCGGCGGTATTGACCAGATGATGAGCCCCTCGGCCTTTATCAAATTTTCTAAAATCGGCGCATTGTCGGAGGACGGTTCTTATCCTTTCGATGCCAGAGCCAACGGCTTTGTTATGGCTGAAGGCGCGGGCGCGGTTATACTTAAACGTCTTTCCGACGCCGTTAAAGACGGGGATAAAATTTACTGTGTTATAAGGGCGATAGGCGCCAGCAGCGACGGTAAAGGTAAAGGAATTACTGCTCCCAATCCCAAAGGCCAAAAACTCGCCGTTGAAAAAGCTTTTGAACAGGTTGAATATACTCCCGGCGATGTGGGTTTAGTTGAAGCCCACGGTACCAGCACAAGAGTGGGCGACGCTACCGAAGTCGCGGCTCTTAATGAAACATTTGCCGTTAATGCTAAACCCGGCACAATAGGTTTAGGCTCAATAAAATCCCAAATCGGACACGCTAAAGCGGCCGCGGGTATAGCCTCTCTTATTAAAGCCACGCTTGCCTTACATAATAAGATATTGCCGCCTTCAATTAACTTTGTAACCCCTAACCCGGCTATTGACTGGAGCACAAGCCCTTTTAGAGTTATCACTAAACCCGAAACTTGGGACAGCGGTAAAATAAGAAGGGCGAACGTTTCCTCTTTCGGCTTCGGCGGGACAAACTTTCACGTAGCTTTGGAAGAATACCATGAAGGCCTTAAAAATTTTAAACCTGTTTCGGCCGCGCAGGACAATAACAAAACATGCGGCTGTAATGCTTCAAACGCGAAGGAGACCGTAATGGACAGTAAATATAAACTTTTAGTGGAGCCTGAAAAACTGCAGGGGGAAATGTTAACCTTCTCCGCGGACAGCAAGCAGGAACTTTTTAACGAACTTCAAAGGGCGGTTGTGGCAAGCTCGGCTGATCCTTTATATATACCCAAAGCCGCTTATGCGAATCACACGGCTCCGCACAAGCAGTTCGCTGTTGTAATTAATGTTGAATCAATTGAAAAACTTAAAGAAAAAATTGCCTTTTTTATGAAAATAGCCGGCACCATGGACGTATGGAGCCAAGATTCTTTACACCTTAGAATGAAAGGCATTTATCCTTTTAAACCTTCCAAACACACGCCTAAAGTGTGTTTTATGTTCCCGGGTCAGGGTTCCCAATATGTTGACATGATGAAGGATTTATCCAGCAAATATAAAGTAGTCAAAGACACTTTTGACGAAGCCGACAGAGTTTTAAAAGATTTAATAGACACCACTTTAACCGAAGTCATTTGGTCCAAAGAAGGCGAGGGCAAAGAAGATTACGCCAAACGGGAAGAGGCCATTAAACAAACACAGATGACGCAGCCCGCCGTTATGACGGCGGACGTCGCCATGATGAGGCTTTTATCCTCCTTCGGCATTAAGCCCGAAGTTGTTATGGGCCACAGCTTGGGCGAATACGCTGCCGCTGTCGCCGCGGGTATTTTTGATTTTGAAAACGGGTTAAAATCAGTAACAAACCGCGCCAAATCAATGCAAAGTATTAAAGTTGAGGACCCGGGTATGATGATTTCCGTTTCCGCCCCGGTTGAACGCGTTGAGCCTGAACTTAAAAAAATTAACGGTTATATTGCTGTGGCTAACAAAAACTGCCCCACGCAAACCGTTATCGCGGGCGACACTAAAGCCGGCGAAGCCGCTTTAAAAATGTTTACCGACATGGGCATACAGTCGGTACGCGTGCCTGTCTCACACGCTTTCCACTCACAAATTATTAAACCCGCCGAAGCGCCTTACAGGGAATTTTTAAATACCCTTACGGTAAGCGCGCCTAAGCTTCCCATAACGTCAAACGTTACGGCGGATTTTTTCCCGAACAATACAAACAAAATTAAAGACCTGCTTGTTGAACAGCTTGTAAGCTCCGTTGAATGGATTGAACAGCTTAAAAGAACTTACGCCAGCGGCGTAAGGTTGTTTGTTGAATGCGGACCCAAACGCGTGCTGAGCGCTTTTGCCGCCAATACATTAGATGATAAAAAAGATATTAAAGTTATGGCTTCTAACCACCCTAAAAAAGGAGGTATAAGCGAGTTTAACGATTTGCTTGCCAATTTAACCGCCAGCGGTATTTCCCTTGATTGGGAAGGCACCGGGTTAAACGGCGGCGATGTACTTAACCCCGCCTACAAAGCGTGGGTAACAGGCACAAGGCACAGTGAAGCGGAGCAGCAGCCCGCCCCCGTTGCTATTGCCAAAGCACAGGAGTGTAAGATGAACGGTAATGACATTGTTATAAGCGGTATAGCGGCCGGCACCCCCGGCAGTTGGGAAAAGGTTTTCAGAAACGGCGCCCTTGACGAAATTTTAGAAGGACGCAATTTAATTGAAAATCTTACGCCTCAAATGCAGCAGTCCCAAATAGATAAAAACGTTGAATACGTTGTTAAATCGCCCGACGGCAATCACAGAGTTGAGCATTTAAATTCCATTTCACAAGCCATTAAATTAAGCGCAAGAGCGGGCTCTTTCGATTTGGAAAAGGAATTCGGTCTTCCCGCAAAATGGGTAGCTTCAATGGATAAAAGTTTTAAACTTGCCATAGCAGCCGGTATTTTGGCTTTGAAAGACGCGGGTATTCCTTTAACCTTATATTATAAGCCTACGTCAACAGGCGGTTATTTGCCCGACAGATGGGGCCTTCCCGCCGAAATGATTGACACAACAGGCGTTATTTTCACCTCTGCTTTTCCTAACACAAACTCCATGATAGGCGAAGTTTTGCGCTGCCTTACAAGCGAACTTGCGGGAAAAAGCAAAGAGGATATTTATAAATTTTACGAACATCTTATTTCCAAAATTACCGATCCTTCGCTTAAACGCGAAATTTCCGAATGGTTTGCTTTAAACTACGCCAAATATGGCGATAAGAAAGAAGTTTTCGCCCAGGATTTCCTTTTAAAATCCATACCGATAGCGCACAGCCATTTCGCCCAGTGGATAAGGGCAAGAGGGCCGGCAACGCATTTAAGCGGAGCTTGCGCTTCAACAGCACAGGCTGTGGGCATAGCTAATGACTGGATTAAACTTGGCCGCGCTAAACGCGTTATCGTTATCAGCGGCGATGATATTACAAATGAAACCTTGCAAGGCTGGGTAATGACCGGCTTTTTAGCCAGCGGCGCCGCCACCACGGAAGGCGACGTTACAAAAGCGGCTGTTCCTTTTGATAAGAGAAGAAACGGCATGATAGTAGGTATGGGCGCGGCGGCATTGGTTGTTGAATCCGCGGACGAAACCGCCAAACGCGGCATGTCTCCTTTAGTTAAAGTGCTTGAAACGGAAATAAAAAATTCCGCTTTCCACCCCACAAGGCTTGACGTTAACCATATAGCCGAAGTTATGGACCAAATGGTCGCGAGGGCTGAAAAACACTATGGTTTAACAAGAAGCGAAATCGCAAATAACTTAGTTTTTATTTCGCATGAAACTTATACCCCCGCACGGGGTGGCAGCGCCAGCGCCGAGGTCCACGCTTTAAAGAAAACCTTTGGCCCGGACGTTGAAAAAGTTATAGTAAGCAATACAAAAGGTTTTACCGGCCACGCCATGGGCGCGGGTATTGAGGACGTTATAGCTGTACGCAGCCTTAACACCGGTATTATACCTCCTATCGCTAACTATAAAGAAGCGGACCCGGAACTTTCGGGCATTACGCTTAGCAAAGGCGGCAAATATAACTTTAAATACTCACTTCGTTTAGGCGCGGGTTTCGGCTCTCAGATAGGTATGACTTTAATGGAAAAAGCTTGGTCCGAAGGCACGCCCAGAATTATTGACCAGGCCAAACACAACGCCTGGCTTAAGCAAATTTCAGGACAGGAAAATCCGCAGCTTGAAGTTGTTCAAAACACTTTAAGAGTGAAAGATAATTTTGTCCCAGGGCATAAACCTTCCTTAATTATGGAAGGAGCGCAGGCTTTTGTTGATAAAGTAAAACCCGCTGCGGTCTCAAGGCCGGCGGTTTCCCAAGCCGCAATGCCAGCGTCTGTAATTCAGCCCACTCCTGCGGTTCAACCCGCACCCGTACAAGCGGCGGCCCCTGCGGCGCAACCTGCTCCCGTAACGGTACAAAAAGCGTCGTCGGCTTCTTTAGATAAAAGCACGGTAACAAAAGAAATTGTTGATTTAATTTCAGAAAAAACAGGCTACCCGCAAGACATGCTGGAGCTTGATTTGGATATGGAAGCGGACCTTGGTATAGACACAGTTAAACAGGCTGAATTATTTGCGGCAATACGTGAAAAATACGGAATAGCACAAGTTGAAGGCGGCGCAGGCATACAGCTTAAAGATTACCCCACAATTAACCATGTAATAGGTTTTGTGTTAGGCGGAGCAAGCGGTTCCGGTTCAGTGGCTCCCGTTGCGGCAACACCCGCGCCTGTAGCCCAGCCCGCACCTGCGGTTCAACCCGTACCCGTACAAGCGGCGGCCCCTGCGGCGCCCGCTCCCGTAACGGTACAAAAAGCGTCGTCGTCTTTTTTAGATAAAGGTGTCGTTACAAAAGAAATTGTTGATTTAATAGCCGAAAAAACAGGTTACCCGCAAGACATGCTGGAACTTGATTTGGATATGGAAGCAGACCTTGGTATAGACACGGTTAAACAGGCCGAATTATTTGCGGCAATACGTGAAAAATACGGCATAGCGCAAGTTGAAGGCGGCGCTGGTATACAGCTTAAAGATTACCCCACAATTAACCATGTAATAGGTTTTGTTTTAAACGGAGCAAGCGGTTCCAGTTCAGTGGCTCCCGTTGCGGCAACGCCCGCGCCTGTAGCCCAGCCCGCACCTGCGGTTCAACCCGTACCCGTACAAGCGGCGGCCCCTGCGGCGCCCGCTCCCGTAACGGTACAAAAAGCGTCGTCGGCTTCTTTAGATAAAGGCGTCGTTACAAAAGAAATTGTTGATTTAATAGCCGAAAAAACAGGTTACCCACAAGATATGTTAGAACTTGATTTGGATATGGAAGCTGACCTTGGTATAGACACGGTTAAACAGGCTGAATTATTTGCGGCAATACGTGAAAAATACGGCATAGCGCAAGTTGAAGGCGGCGCTGGTATACAGCTTAAAGATTACCCCACAATCCGCCACGTAATAGGGTTTGTTTTAAACGGTGCAAATGATTATGATTCAGCGGCTTCCGTTGCGGCAACACCGGCGGTTACGCCCGCTCCTGTAGCGGCACCCGCTACGCAGCCAGCGCCTGTAGTCCAGCCTGCTTCTGCGGCGCAATCCGCACCCGTTGCTCAACCTGCTCCCGCTCCCGCCCCTGCATCTGTAACGGTACAAAAAGCGGCAAACTCTGTTGACGAAGGCGCAGTCACAAAAGAAATTGTTGATTTAATAGCTGAAAAAACAGGTTACCCGCAAGACATGCTGGAACTTGATTTGGATATGGAAGCTGACCTTGGTATAGACACGGTTAAACAGGCTGAATTATTTGCTGCGATCCGTGAAAAATACGGCATAGCGCAAGTTGAAGGCGGCGCTGGTATACAGCTTAAAGATTACCCTACAATCCGTCACGTAATAGGGTTTGTAACAAACCCGCCGTCAGCTCCTGTAGCGGCGCAACCCACACCTGCTACGGTAGAAGCGGCCCCCGCTCCTGCGGTTCAGCCCGCTCCTACGGCCCAGCCATTACCTGTACAAGAAGCGGCACCCGCTACCATTAAGGAAGAAAAGCCTTACCAGGGTGAAAATTGCCACGATAAAAAATTAAGATACATTCCTACTTTAGTTGACGCTCCTTTAACAGAAAAGAGCGACAGGAAATTATCTAAAGAAAGAACTGTTTTGATTTTTGCTGATAACTCACAATTAATAAAAGCTTATACCGAATGGTTTAAAAAGCAAAATATTCCCACGCATGTGTTTACAACGCTTAAAGCGAGAAGCAAAAACACCACAATAGTAAACTGGGACAGCGTTGAGGAAACGGAAGCGGTTCTTAGAGATTATCAAAAAGAAAGCCCCGGCACGCAGGGTATAGTTTACCTTTTGGGTGCGGGCTTAAAGAAATTTGATAAGAAAAATAATCCGCACGCCGAACTTGTTAAACACGTTATGCCGCTTTTCATAGCGCTTAAAGTGTTTGAAACCGATTTGGCAGACAGAAAAGATTCCGACACATTTTTTGCCGTTAACATTAAAGTTGACGGGGCGTTTAGTTACGCTACAAAAGAAATGTTTAACCCCACGGTAGGTTCTCTTTCGGGCGGCGTACAGTGTTTTAGGAAAGATATGTTTGAAGTCAGCGGATGTATGAGTAAATTCCTTGACTTTGAGCCTGAAACCTCACCCGATGAAATGGCCGAAAAAACCATGGAAGAAATTTTGCACGGGGATATGCGTTTTATGATTTCTTTTAAAGACGGGAAGAGAAGTACTATTTTATCTCTTCCCACACGTCTTAATAAGAAAGAAAAAAACTTTGATATTGCGGGCAAAACCATTGTGTTTACGGGCTGCGGACGCGGCATAGGTTCTCTTTTAAGCCAAAAGATAGCAGCCCAGTATAAGAGCAAAATTATTGTTCTTGATATTATTGAAATTAATGAAAAAACGCCTGTCTGGGCCGGCATGAACGAAGCCGAACTCGCCGCGCTTAAAAACCAAATCTGGGCGGACCTTAAAGCCAACCCCAATGTTAAAGCAACGCCTGTTATGTTAGACAGGGAATTTGGCAAGGTCAAAGACTCTATTACCTTATATAAGAACCTTGAGATTTTAAGAAATTTAGGTTCCGAGGTTGAATACTACCAGTGTGACGTTATGAACGGCACGCAGATGAAAGAAGTTGTTACAAAAATTAAAGCCAAGGGCGGCCGTGTTGACGGTTTAATACACTTTGCCGGCCTTGAGCGCAGCAAACTTGTAAGAGATAAAACGGTTGAAGAATACTTTAGAATATTTGACGTTAAAGCAACAAGCGGCGCGGCATTCTTAGCTTTAAATTTAGTTAAGGATAACGGCTTCTATGCTTTTGCTTCATCCATAGCGGGCAAATACGGCAACTTGGGTCAAAGCGATTACGGCAGCGCCAATGATTATTTGGCCAAACTGTCTATGTCCTTACATAACCAGGGCATACGTTCAATCAGCATTGCCATGAGCGCGTTTTCAAACGTTGGCATGGGTATAAGACCCGGCGTTGAAACATTTTTAAAGAGCAACGGCGTCGATTTCGTTGACCCGCAAGACGGCATGCAGTTGTTCTTAGATGAAATAGTTTACGGCCGCGTGCCTGAAATAGTTTTGACCGATGTTTTGGGTAAACTTGACTGGGACAGCCAAATAAAAACAGATTGGGAAGAAATTGTGGAAGAAAATGACCCTTCCTCCGGCAACGGAGGGGGGGCGTCTTCCGCTCCTGCGGTTCAGAAAGCGGCTGAAGAAGAACCCGAACCCGCCGATTTAAAGGAAAACCATTTTTTAGGACAAATTAAAAGTTTAACTCCGGGTGAAAGCCTTGAAGCCGAAAAGGAATTTACGATGGAGAGTGATTATTACCTTGCTGACCACGCTATTGAAGGAACGCCTTATGTTCCAGGTGTAATGGGTCTTGAAACTTTTATGGAATCGGCTGCCGAAATGCTTGGTAAAACTCCTAAAGGTTTAGAAGACGTTCATTTCTATTTGCCTATCAAACTTTTGCGTAACAGACCGCAGACCGTAAGGATTAAAGGCGCGCTTGTTAACGGCAACGGGGAGTTTGAAATCGAGTCCGACTTTATTAACAGCAAAGGCGTTAAAATGGGCGATACAAGACGTCATTTTACGGCCCGCGCTTTGGGTAAAGCGGAATCTAAATGGAACGCTATAAAAGACACTATTAAACTTTCGGACGGTTTTAAAGTAACAAAACAGGAAATCTATAAAAAATATTTCCACGGGCCCAGCTTTCAGGTTTTGGAAGGCGTTTTGGATATTACGGAAAACACCGTTTTAGCCAAATACAGAAAGCCTGAGGAAAAATTATTTACTGACGGCGATAAAAAACTTATAGCTTATCCCCTGCTTGTTGAGGCCGCTTTCCAGGCCTGCGGATATAGGGATTTAAGCGTGGACAACCGCATGAATTTGCCTGACAGTATAGGCCAGTATATAGTACACGGCAAAGGCAAAGCGCCTGAAAGCCTGTACCTGTACGGCGTATATAAGGGTTTAAGCATTGAAGGCAAAAGCATATACGACGCCTATGTCTTTGATGAGGATATGAACCTTTGGATAGAACTTTCCGACTACTACGGTATAGGCCAATAG